The following proteins come from a genomic window of Alnus glutinosa chromosome 10, dhAlnGlut1.1, whole genome shotgun sequence:
- the LOC133879320 gene encoding uncharacterized protein LOC133879320 isoform X2 — protein sequence MLAIERAIRTIHTAIDAPRLTRFALHAPKLVEVGFADGSAFNLSAEFLRVHSPAVDGKVRSIGGEKVISGRRHVGIMSAEPVGNYGDGFR from the exons ATGCTAGCAATAGAGAGAGCAATTCGAACGATCCACACTGCTATAGATGCTCCACGCCTCACCAGATTCGCTCTTCATGCCCCTAAATTG GTGGAGGTGGGATTTGCTGATGGTAGCGCGTTTAACTTGTCTGCAGAATTTCTTAGAGTACACAGCCCAGCTGTTGACGGCAAGGTCAGGTCTATTGGGGGTGAGAAG GTGATATCTGGAAGGCGTCATGTCGGAATCATGTCTGCAGAACCTGTAGGAAACTATGGG GATGGTTTTCGATGA
- the LOC133879320 gene encoding uncharacterized protein LOC133879320 isoform X1: MLAIERAIRTIHTAIDAPRLTRFALHAPKLVEVGFADGSAFNLSAEFLRVHSPAVDGKVRSIGGEKVISGRRHVGIMSAEPVGNYGVRMVFDDLHKTGIYSWDYFYHLGSNRFTLMRNYIKTLKKHGLSRDPLRRK, encoded by the exons ATGCTAGCAATAGAGAGAGCAATTCGAACGATCCACACTGCTATAGATGCTCCACGCCTCACCAGATTCGCTCTTCATGCCCCTAAATTG GTGGAGGTGGGATTTGCTGATGGTAGCGCGTTTAACTTGTCTGCAGAATTTCTTAGAGTACACAGCCCAGCTGTTGACGGCAAGGTCAGGTCTATTGGGGGTGAGAAG GTGATATCTGGAAGGCGTCATGTCGGAATCATGTCTGCAGAACCTGTAGGAAACTATGGGGTAAG GATGGTTTTCGATGACTTGCATAAAACTGGCATATATTCATGGGATTATTTCTATCATCTTGGGAGCAATAGATTTACCCTCATGAGAAATTAcatcaaaacattaaagaaGCATGGACTCAGCCGGGATCCGCTTAGAAGAAAATAG